The following coding sequences are from one Leucoraja erinacea ecotype New England chromosome 2, Leri_hhj_1, whole genome shotgun sequence window:
- the LOC129707798 gene encoding zinc finger protein 239-like produces MDHHMTGHNKEKRYECDVCGKAWQSPSQLEIHRRVHTGERPFTCSDCSKRFKSSKDLKVHRRVHTGERPYTCSHCGKGFTLSSNMLRHQRTHTDERPFTCAQCGKGFTCSSHLLRHQRTHTGERPYICAQCGKCFTRSCHLLLHQRTHTGERPYICAQCGKGFTLSSNLLRHQSIHTGKHLFICAHCGKGFTFYSNLLRHQYIHTGKRPFICAQCGKGFTRSTYLLSHQQVHAGDRPVPSPVCEERFATASHALSHQHMHTSGQPYNCPYCGEAFDSSRELQQHQQNHEGERLLPLRQAFQECTEAAGEPADTHRIETLSVC; encoded by the coding sequence ATGGACCACCACATGacagggcacaacaaggagaagcgttatgagtgcgacgtgtgtggcaaggcctggcagagcccaagccagctggagatccaccggcgggttcacacgggagaacgccccttcacctgctccgactgcagcAAAAGGTTCAAGTCGTCCAAggacctgaaggtgcacaggcgggtgcataccggggagcggccctacacctgcagccactgtggcaagggcttcaccctctCCAGCAACATGCTgaggcaccagcgcacccacactgacgagcgccccttcacctgcgcccagtgcggcaagggcttcacttgCTCCAGCCACCTGCTgaggcaccagcgcacccacaccggcgagcgcccctacatctgcgcccagtgcggcaaatgCTTTACTCGCTCCTGCCACCTGCTGTTGcatcagcgcacccacaccggggagcggccctacatctgcgcccagtgcggcaagggcttcaccctctCCAGCAACTTGCTGAGGCACCAGAGCATCCACACCGGCAAGCACCTCTTCATCTGCGcccactgcggcaagggcttcaccttcTACAGCAACCTGCTGAGGCACCAGTACATCCACACTGGCAAGCGCCCCTTcatctgcgcccagtgcggcaagggcttcactcgCTCCACCtatctgctgtcccaccagcaggtGCACGCCGGCGACCGTCCGGTCCCCAGCCCTGTGTGTGAAGAGCGCTTTGCCACGGCCTCCCACGCTCTGTCTCACCAGCacatgcacaccagtggccagccctacaaCTGCCCGTACTGCGGGGAGGCATTCGACAGCTCGCGTGAgttgcagcagcaccagcagaaTCACGAAGGCGAGCGACTCCTCCCATTGCGGCAAGCGTTTCAAGAGTGCACGGAGGCTGCGGGGgaaccagcggatacacaccggaTAGAGACCCTTAGTGTGTGCTGA